The nucleotide sequence GCCGCACCTTCCAGAACGGCCTGCAGAACCCCACCGCCTGGTATGACCGCAGCGGCTTCGGCACCCAGGAGTCCTATGGTTATCGTTTCGTCACGCTGACGCGTTATGACAATGCCATCTTCGGGGTCAACCTTGAGTTCCTCAACGCCTTCTTCCATGACGTCGAAGGCGTTGGACCCGGGCTCGGGCAGAATTTCGTCGAGGGGCGCAAGCAGATCATCTCCGGCGTACGCTGGGATTATCTGTCGAAGTACCTGGGTGAACTTCGTTACACTTGGTTCACAGGCGGCGGTGTCCGGGATGCGCAACGTGACCGTGACAACCTGCTGCTGTGGCTGGGGTACCAGTTCTGATCCCCACGGCCGGATATCCGTCCGGCTCCGGTCGACCCCGGCTTGGCGACGCGGGGTCGAGAACACAATCAACAGCAGTCGAGACTGCGTGTGGGGAGAAGCGTGATGAGACACATGAAGGGCGTTGTGGGCGGCTTGCTGCTGTCGTCGCTGGTGTTGTCAGCGACGGCCGTGACCGCCCAGGAAGAGATCACCGTGAAGCTGATCCCGCGTCCGGCGCAGATCATGCCGCTGGCCGACGAGAGCCTGCTGCTCGATGTGGTCAACACCGGCAAACGGCTGGTGGCGGTGGGGGACCGTGGTCACATCCTGCTGTCGGCGGATGGCAACGAGTGGGCCCAGACCGAGGTGCCGGTACGCGCCGCGCTGACGGCCGTGGCGTTCGCCGATGACGGCGAGCACGGCTGGGCGGTCGGCCACGATGCCACCATCGTGCACACCCGCGACGGCGGCCGGCAGTGGACCCTGCAACACTTCGACCCCGAACTGGAAAAGCCTTTTCTCGACCTGCAGGTGTTTGATGCCGGGCGCGTACTGGCGGTGGGCGCTTACGGTCTGATGATGGAAACCACCGATGGTGGTGAGACCTGGACGGAAGTCGAGGCGCCGGTGATCCGCGACGAAGAAGTGCATTTCAACAGCATCACGCGGCTCAACAGTGGCGCCCTGTTCATCGCCGGCGAACTGGGGATGCTGGCGTTCTCGACCGATGACGGCGAGACCTGGACGCGGATGGAATCACCCTACGAGAGTTCCTTCTTCGGCGCCGTGCCGGCCGGCGAGAATGGCGTGCTGGTCTTCGGGCTGCGCGGCACGCTCTACCGCAACGACGACCCGGTGGCCCAGCCCGGGGTCGACGGCTGGCAAACGCTGGAGAACGAGAACGTGGCAACCATGTTCGGCGGCACCCGGCTGGATGACGGGCGGGTTGCACTGGTGGGTCTCAACGGTGTGGTCACCCTGGTCGATGGCCAGCAGGTATCAACCTACAAGTCTGCCCGGGGTACGCCCCTGTCAGCCGCCATCGAGTTCGGCGACGGGCTGTTGTCCGTCGGCGAGTCGGGCGTCCAGCGCGCAGCACTGACAAACTAAATACGCTTCTCAGGGGAGACACCATGGCCGCTCCATCCAGCGACGCGCCTGGCGGCATGCAGGAAAAGATTCTCAAGGTCATCGAGCCGATCATTTATGGTCGGCGCATGCTCATGCTGGCGCTGTTGGCCGGCTTCACCGCGCTGTTTACCTGGTTTGCATCGGGGACGCACGTGGATGCCGGGTTCGACAAGTCGATCCCGCTCGAGCACGAGTACATGCAGGTGTACAAGCATTACGAGGCAGAGTTCGGGGGCGCCAACACGGTGCTGGTGGCGCTGATCCAGAAGGAAGGCGACATCTATAACGAGCACTTCCTTTCCAAGCTGAAGCAAGTGACCGACGAGGTCTTTTTTCTGCCCGGGGTCGACCGCT is from Flagellatimonas centrodinii and encodes:
- a CDS encoding WD40/YVTN/BNR-like repeat-containing protein produces the protein MRHMKGVVGGLLLSSLVLSATAVTAQEEITVKLIPRPAQIMPLADESLLLDVVNTGKRLVAVGDRGHILLSADGNEWAQTEVPVRAALTAVAFADDGEHGWAVGHDATIVHTRDGGRQWTLQHFDPELEKPFLDLQVFDAGRVLAVGAYGLMMETTDGGETWTEVEAPVIRDEEVHFNSITRLNSGALFIAGELGMLAFSTDDGETWTRMESPYESSFFGAVPAGENGVLVFGLRGTLYRNDDPVAQPGVDGWQTLENENVATMFGGTRLDDGRVALVGLNGVVTLVDGQQVSTYKSARGTPLSAAIEFGDGLLSVGESGVQRAALTN